The following are encoded together in the Kribbella sp. CA-293567 genome:
- the pyrH gene encoding UMP kinase, translating to MTETLGTETSPASSPFDPAYRRVLLKLSGEVFGGGKLGVDPDVVNSIAKQIAEVVRSGVQVAVVVGGGNFFRGAELQQRGMERNRADYMGMLGTVMNCLALQDFLEKLGVETRVQTAITMGQVAEPYIPRKADRHLSKGRVVIFGAGSGMPYFSTDTVAAQRALEIGAETLLMGKQGVDGVYDSDPKKNPDAVKFDQLSYDDFLARGLRVADATAISLARDNALPIVIFGLEEGNIARVVRGEKIGTVVSPGQ from the coding sequence GTGACGGAAACCCTGGGTACCGAGACGAGTCCGGCCTCTTCGCCGTTCGATCCGGCCTATCGCCGGGTCTTGCTGAAGCTGTCGGGTGAGGTGTTCGGCGGCGGCAAGCTCGGCGTCGACCCCGACGTGGTCAACTCCATCGCCAAGCAGATCGCCGAGGTGGTCCGCTCCGGCGTCCAGGTCGCCGTGGTGGTCGGCGGCGGCAACTTCTTCCGCGGCGCCGAGCTGCAGCAGCGGGGGATGGAGCGCAACCGCGCCGACTACATGGGCATGCTCGGCACGGTGATGAACTGCCTGGCGCTGCAGGACTTCCTGGAGAAGCTGGGCGTCGAGACCCGGGTCCAGACCGCCATCACGATGGGCCAGGTCGCCGAGCCGTACATCCCGCGCAAGGCCGACCGGCACCTGTCCAAGGGCCGTGTGGTGATCTTCGGCGCCGGTTCCGGCATGCCGTACTTCTCCACCGACACGGTCGCCGCGCAGCGCGCGCTGGAGATCGGCGCCGAGACGTTGCTGATGGGCAAGCAGGGCGTCGACGGGGTCTACGACTCCGATCCCAAGAAGAACCCCGACGCGGTCAAGTTCGACCAGCTGTCGTACGACGACTTCCTGGCCCGCGGGCTGCGGGTCGCCGACGCGACGGCGATCAGCCTGGCCCGGGACAACGCGCTGCCGATCGTGATCTTCGGACTCGAGGAGGGCAACATCGCCCGCGTCGTCCGCGGTGAGAAGATCGGTACCGTCGTCTCACCGGGTCAGTAG
- the frr gene encoding ribosome recycling factor, whose translation MDEALRDAEQKMAKAVEVAKDDFAAIRTGRAHPSMFSNIVADYYGSPTPLQQLAGFQVPDPRTVLISPYDKGAMPAIEKAIRDSDMGVNPGNDGSVIRITMPQLTEERRKEYIKVAKTKGEDAKVSVRTIRRHAMDSIGKSVKDGEAGEDEGKSAEKRLDGMTKKYVDSIDQLLKHKEAELLEV comes from the coding sequence ATCGACGAAGCACTCCGCGATGCCGAGCAGAAGATGGCGAAGGCCGTGGAGGTCGCCAAGGACGACTTCGCCGCGATCCGTACCGGCCGCGCGCACCCGTCGATGTTCTCGAACATCGTGGCCGACTACTACGGTTCGCCGACGCCGCTGCAGCAGCTGGCCGGTTTCCAGGTGCCGGATCCCCGCACCGTGCTGATCTCGCCGTACGACAAGGGCGCGATGCCGGCCATCGAGAAGGCCATCCGCGACTCCGACATGGGCGTGAACCCGGGCAACGACGGTTCGGTCATCCGGATCACGATGCCGCAGCTCACCGAGGAGCGCCGCAAGGAGTACATCAAGGTCGCCAAGACCAAGGGCGAGGACGCCAAGGTCTCGGTCCGCACCATCCGCCGGCACGCGATGGACTCGATCGGCAAGTCGGTCAAGGACGGCGAAGCGGGCGAGGACGAGGGCAAGAGTGCTGAGAAGCGGCTCGACGGGATGACGAAGAAGTACGTCGACTCGATCGACCAGCTGCTCAAGCACAAGGAAGCCGAACTGCTCGAGGTGTGA
- a CDS encoding phosphatidate cytidylyltransferase, with translation MGVDQSTPAPSRAGRNLPAAIAVGVGLGAVILGSLLWQKSLFILVVLTAVLAAVDELVRVFQNSGAKLSRIPLFAGTTAMLVAAYFGGPLALLIGLALTTLATIFWRMPGGSIGFVRDVTTNAFLLAYVPLLAGFAILLVQPEDDGPQRVVTFFLVVVASDVGGYVAGVLFGKHPMAPTISPKKSWEGFAGSTVACIGAGIASVVLLLDGHWWVGAIVGAVAVLTATVGDLAESMIKRDLGIKDMSNLLPGHGGVMDRLDSLLATAPAVWLVLHLLV, from the coding sequence ATGGGCGTCGACCAGAGCACGCCCGCGCCGAGCCGCGCCGGGCGCAACCTGCCCGCGGCCATCGCGGTCGGTGTCGGTCTCGGTGCGGTCATCCTCGGTTCGCTGCTCTGGCAGAAGTCCCTGTTCATCCTCGTCGTGCTCACCGCCGTCCTGGCGGCCGTCGACGAACTCGTTCGCGTGTTCCAGAACAGTGGCGCGAAGCTGTCCCGGATCCCGCTCTTCGCCGGTACCACGGCGATGCTCGTCGCGGCGTACTTCGGTGGCCCGCTCGCGCTGCTGATCGGATTGGCGCTGACCACCCTGGCGACGATCTTCTGGCGGATGCCAGGCGGTTCGATCGGGTTCGTCCGCGACGTCACCACCAATGCGTTCCTGCTCGCCTACGTGCCGCTGCTGGCCGGGTTCGCGATCCTGCTGGTCCAGCCCGAGGACGACGGGCCGCAGCGGGTGGTGACGTTCTTCCTGGTCGTGGTGGCCAGCGACGTCGGCGGCTACGTGGCCGGCGTGCTGTTCGGCAAGCATCCGATGGCGCCGACGATCAGCCCGAAGAAGTCCTGGGAGGGCTTCGCCGGTTCGACCGTGGCCTGCATCGGCGCCGGGATCGCCTCGGTGGTCCTGCTGCTCGACGGTCACTGGTGGGTCGGTGCGATCGTCGGTGCCGTGGCCGTGCTGACCGCGACGGTCGGCGACCTGGCCGAGTCGATGATCAAGCGCGACCTCGGCATCAAGGACATGTCGAACCTGCTGCCGGGCCACGGCGGCGTGATGGACCGGCTGGATTCCTTGCTGGCAACGGCTCCCGCCGTCTGGCTGGTCCTGCACCTGCTCGTCTGA
- a CDS encoding LLM class flavin-dependent oxidoreductase, whose protein sequence is MAPLPRTALAGVPLSVLDRSRTRVGETEAETLRGTVQLAREVEELGYHRFWVSEHHSVPGVVGSAPTVLAAAVGASTTRIRVGTGGVMLPNHQPLVVAEQFGVLESLFPGRIDMGLGRSVGFTNGIRRALGVEKDAAEDFSSQVRQLLGYFTGDQESHPQVHARPGEGLTVPPFVLAVGEGALLAASLGLPLVLAGVKGEQELQKLLDRYRTEFQPSAWASSPYVVLAATVAVAETTEAARQLLLPEAWSSAYSRTRGVFPPLQSIASVLELDLSEKERGFFEQSLSGQIYGTPGEVGAALGGLVQRTGADEVLVTTNTYDRAELLESYRLLAELASVRTLASR, encoded by the coding sequence ATGGCCCCTCTCCCCCGTACTGCGCTCGCCGGAGTCCCGTTGTCGGTCCTCGACCGGTCCCGGACTCGGGTCGGCGAGACAGAGGCGGAGACTCTGCGCGGCACCGTCCAGCTCGCCCGAGAGGTGGAAGAGCTCGGCTATCACCGCTTCTGGGTGTCCGAGCATCACAGCGTGCCTGGAGTGGTCGGCTCGGCGCCGACCGTGCTGGCCGCTGCCGTAGGGGCGTCGACCACCCGGATCCGGGTCGGTACTGGCGGCGTGATGCTGCCCAATCATCAGCCGCTGGTGGTTGCCGAGCAGTTCGGCGTACTGGAGTCGTTGTTTCCTGGCCGCATCGACATGGGACTCGGGCGATCGGTCGGCTTCACGAATGGCATCCGGCGGGCGCTCGGCGTCGAGAAGGACGCTGCCGAGGATTTCAGCTCGCAGGTCCGGCAGTTGCTCGGCTACTTCACGGGAGACCAGGAGAGCCACCCACAGGTCCACGCACGCCCAGGAGAGGGCCTCACTGTGCCTCCGTTCGTGCTGGCAGTCGGAGAGGGCGCGCTCCTGGCTGCATCCCTGGGCCTGCCGCTGGTCCTGGCCGGGGTGAAAGGCGAGCAGGAGCTACAGAAACTGCTGGACCGCTACCGCACCGAGTTCCAACCGTCCGCCTGGGCCAGCAGCCCGTACGTCGTACTGGCAGCCACAGTGGCCGTCGCTGAGACGACGGAGGCAGCCCGGCAGCTGTTGTTGCCTGAGGCATGGTCCAGCGCCTACTCGCGGACCCGTGGCGTGTTCCCGCCGTTGCAGTCGATCGCGTCGGTGCTGGAGCTCGACCTGAGCGAGAAGGAGCGCGGGTTCTTCGAGCAGTCGCTGAGCGGACAGATCTACGGCACCCCCGGCGAGGTGGGTGCCGCGCTGGGCGGGCTGGTGCAGCGGACAGGCGCGGACGAAGTACTGGTCACTACGAACACCTACGACCGTGCCGAGCTGCTCGAGTCGTATCGCCTGTTGGCCGAGTTGGCGTCGGTGCGAACGTTGGCCAGCCGCTGA